The Lycium barbarum isolate Lr01 chromosome 10, ASM1917538v2, whole genome shotgun sequence genome includes a region encoding these proteins:
- the LOC132613811 gene encoding pentatricopeptide repeat-containing protein At2g41720 isoform X4, producing MKLNHWDDIQGVLNCWAGRFSRKNYPILIKEITQTGSIEHSIHVFNWMKNQKNYCARSDIYNMMIRLHARHNRVDQAHGLFFEMQKWRCQPNVETYNALISAHGKAGQWRWAKNIMEDMLRASIPPNRSTYNNLINACGSSGNWREALKVCKEMTENGVGPDLVTHNIVLSAYKNGSQYGKALSYFELMKGTKVRPDTTTLNIVINCLVKLGKYQEAVEIFNSMREKRAECVPDIVTFTTIMHMYSVSGQVKNCEAVFNTMLAEGLKPNIVSYNTLVGAYASNGMAREALSIFDKMKSNGIRPDVVSYTSLLNAYGRSEQPERAMETFGRMKRNNLKPNLVSYNVLIDAYGSNGLLEKAVQVLHEMESDGLQPNVVTISTLLAASGRCCKKVNIDSILQAAEMRGIELNTVAYNSAIGSYMNVGEYEKALTLYKSMRKKKVMPDSVTYNVLISGCCRMSNYLEALEFLDEMIDLKIPFTKEVFSSAICAYTKQGQLAEAESMFSTMKTEGFQPDVIAYTTMLNAYSVGEDWEKAFAVFQEMELNGVLPDAIACSALMRSFNRGCQPDKVLLVADFMKERNIPFTEAVLFELVSASSILRDWRTITEIITIMEASLPYVSVGILNQLLHSIGKSGKTETMIKFFYKVVTSGAEVNLVTYSVLLKNLLAAGNWRKYIEVLEWMEDGGLQPSSNMYDDILFFAQRSGGTENAVVIKQRVESLRKKSRDETTNELLWR from the exons GAAATTACTCAAACGGGTTCGATCGAGCATAGCATTCATGTTTTCAATTGGATGAAAAATCAGAAGAATTATTGTGCAAGAAGCGATATCTACAACATGATGATCAGGTTACATGCTAGACATAATCGGGTTGATCAGGCACATGGCTTGTTTTTCGAGATGCAAAAGTGGAG GTGCCAACCTAATGTTGAGACCTATAATGCCCTTATCAGTGCACATGGTAAAGCTGGGCAATGGCGTTGGGCAAAAAATATCATGGAAGACATGCTGCGCGCTTCT ATTCCACCAAATCGATCaacctacaacaacttgataaatGCATGTGGATCTAGTGGAAATTGGAGAGAGGCTCTTAAAGTTTGCAAAGAAATGACTGAAAATGGAGTTGGACCTGACCTGGTGACTCATAATATTGTGTTATCTGCCTATAAAAATGGTTCCCAGTACGGAAAAGCCCTTTCCTATTTCGAACTAATGAAGGGAACTAAAGTCCGTCCTGACACTACGACCCTTAATATCGTGATAAACTGTCTTGTAAAGCTCGGAAAATATCAGGAAGCTGTTGAGATATTTAACTCAATGAGAGAAAAAAGAGCTGAATGTGTTCCCGACATAGTCACATTTACCACTATCATGCACATGTATTCTGTTTCTGGCCAAGTAAAAAACTGTGAGGCTGTTTTTAACACAATGCTTGCAGAAGGTCTGAAACCTAATATTGTTTCATATAATACCTTAGTAGGTGCTTATGCTTCAAATGGGATGGCTCGGGAAGCTTTGTCAATCTTCGATAAGATGAAAAGTAATGGCATCCGCCCTGATGTAGTGTCTTATACCTCTCTACTCAATGCTTATGGGAGATCGGAACAGCCTGAAAGGGCCATGGAAACATTTGGAAGGATGAAAAGGAACAATTTGAAACCAAATTTGGTTAGTTATAATGTACTTATTGATGCTTATGGATCTAATGGACTTCTAGAGAAGGCTGTCCAAGTTCTGCATGAAATGGAATCTGATGGCTTACAGCCCAATGTTGTTACTATTTCTACCTTATTGGCTGCAAGTGGCCGTTGTTGTAAAAAAGTGAACATTGATTCCATCCTACAGGCTGCGGAAATGCGTGGAATCGAGTTGAATACAGTCGCCTATAACTCTGCTATTGGGAGTTATATGAATGTTGGCGAATATGAAAAGGCTTTGACCCTATACAAGTCAATGAGGAAAAAGAAAGTTATGCCTGATTCTGTAACATATAATGTGTTGATAAGTGGTTGTTGTAGAATGTCAAATTATTTGGAGGCACTTGAATTTCTTGATGAGATGATAGATCTGAAGATTCCTTTTACGAAGGAGGTGTTTTCCTCTGCAATATGCGCTTACACTAAGCAG GGTCAACTTGCCGAGGCAGAATCTATGTTTTCGACGATGAAAACGGAAGGCTTTCAGCCTGATGTCATTGCCTATACAACAATGCTAAATGCATATAGTGTTGGAG AGGACTGGGAGAAAGCTTTTGCAGTATTCCAAGAGATGGAATTGAATGGCGTTCTTCCTGATGCTATTGCTTGTTCAGCTCTAATGAGGTCTTTTAATAGAGGATGCCAGCCTGACAAAGTTTTGCTTGTGGCGGATTTTATGAAAGAGAGAAATATCCCTTTCACCGAGGCTGTTTTATTTGAATTGGTCTCAGCCAGTAGCAT ATTACGAGATTGGAGGACGATTACAGAAATTATTACAATAATGGAGGCATCACTCCCTTATGTGTCTGTTGGAATTCTAAACCAGCTTCTGCATAGTATTGGAAAATCTGGAAAGACAGAAACCATGATAAAA TTTTTCTATAAGGTAGTCACATCAGGCGCAGAAGTTAACTTAGTAACCTATTCAGTTCTGCTGAAAAATCTTTTGGCTGCTGGAAATTGGAGGAAATATATTGAG GTGTTGGAATGGATGGAGGATGGAGGACTTCAGCCATCAAGTAATATGTATGACGATATACTCTTCTTTGCTCAACGTAGTGGAGGGACCGAGAATGCTGTTGTTATAAAACAAAGAGTTG AATCCTTAAGAAAGAAATCGCGAGATGAAACAACAAATGAGCTGCTTTGGAGATGA